The nucleotide sequence TGCCGGTGGGCGAGGCCGGCGACATGGTGGGCCTGAGCCATGTCGTGGGCGACGCCGTCGTGCCGCTGAGGCTCTGGGCCGCCGGCACGGAGGTCACGCTGGCCGGACGCGGCGCCGACACGACGCCCGTGCGCGCCGTCTGCGCCAAACTGATCGATCCTTCCGGCCGTGTGGTCCAGCAGGTCTATGGACTGACCAATGTGGGCGTGGCGCAGGCCGATGCCGCCACCATCGCGCGCTGGCTGGTCCTGCACGACCATGCCAAGGGGGCTTTCCGCTACATGGCCCATGCCTGGCAACCCCTGGCCGGCGCCGCCTCGGGCGACGACTCCACGCTGCGGCAGATGCTGATGGCCGGCCAGCTGGGCGCGGCCTGCTGGCAACTGGCCCATGCACCCTCGGCGTCCATCATGCGCAAACTGCTGCAGGGCTTGATGGGACCGGAACGCAAGCTTCCCGCCCGCCTGGTGCCGCCGGCGCTGCTGCGCTTCCTGGCCATGGTGGAAATGGCGGGCGAGGGCGGCGCGCCCTGACCGGCGCACCGACGCATGGAAAGAAGAGGCCGGCATACGCCGGCCTTGTTCACATTCGGCTGTTGTGCCGCGCGTGGCGGTTGCTACGCTGCTTTCACTTCATCAAGAAGTTCAGGGTGCTTGTCCAATACCTTCAGTAACTTGACGAGTGAAAGAGGCGGCTTCGATTTTCCATTCTCGTAGCGGGAGAAGGCATTGACGCCCCCGCCGAAAATCTCCCCCGCTTCGCGTTGATCCAGCGCCAGCTTTCTGCGCACCATCAAAATGAAATCTGGATCGACGATGGATGAGTTGACCTGTTTGTTGAATGTCAGCATTGCAGTGCTGACACGGGCGGATTCCGCTTGTTCAAGGATGGACTCGCCGCATGCGGGACAGTATTCGCCGGCCACTGCGGGAATTATGGTGGACTCGCTCTTGTAGGTATAGGGCAGATCGCGCACGTCCGGTCGGAGTTCGGCCGCCCCGCATGTTGGGCATCTCATCATCAAAGCTCCTTGAAAGAGACGATCAGGACCTTGTCGATCACCGTCAGCTTCAGGTATATGTCGCCCATGTTGGTTGACGGGCGATAGACGTCTTGCCAGACTTTATGGTCTGCATAGGTCGTCATGCTTTTGTGAAAGTCGGATGGCGATAGCCTCATGACGATATCCAGCATTCCCGAGAAATCCAGTCCCAGGGCCGCTGCTCCAGACAAGGCGGTAGCGGTACAGCGCACCTGGCCGGTTTGGACCATGGACTTGACTACGGCCAACCGGCAATGAGGGGTTCGTTTCTCCATCGGATATTAACCTGATAGGTTAATTCTCAGCAAGTGTCAAGCGCGCTGAGAAGGTAGCGGACCGCTGTGTTCACAGGGCCGTTCCTATGGTTCCGATGGGTCGCGTTTAAAGGAATGCCCTATCGCGTAAACAAAAGGCCGGCATACGCCGGCCTTTCCGCATCTGGGCACCCGCCTGGTTCAGGTCGCCACGATGGTCTTGCCCGTGTTGCCTTGCCGTGCGCGGCCGTTGGCCTCGTACAGGTTGGATCGCTTGGTCAGGGCCTGCAGCGCGTCCAGGGCTTCCTCGGTATAGCGCAAATGCATGTCGATCAGCGCGCCGTTGCGGTCGTTGATGCCGGCGGCGGCCGCGCAGCGGTCCAGCAGCTGGCGCCAGATGCCGGCGATCTCGGGGTATTGCTCGGCGGCCTGGGTGGTGCCGGCGTGGCCGGGGCCGAAGCCCAGTTCCTCCAGCAGGCTGTCGCGGCGCGCGCTCAGTTCATGCAGGCGCGCGGCGATGCCGTTCTTCGATTCCGTGATGGCGTTCAAGGCATTGAAGGACTGGCGCTCGGTCAGGGCTACGGTCTCGGAGCCCAGCAATTCGGTGAATTCGACAACCAGCGCATCTTCTTCCAGCAGGCATTCTTGGAGTTTTTCCGTGGCGTTCATGGCGTCAGAAGAGAGGGTTACGCGAGGGATACTGCGGCGGATGCTGCAAGGGAGATCGCCCCGGCGCCATGCGCCACGGGCGGGAGGCAAGCGAATGGACGGCTACTTCAGCAATTCCTTGGCGCTTGCGATCAAGCCGTCGGCGATCTTGGTCGGGTCGATCTTCAGTTGGCCGGCGGCGATGGCGTCGCGTATGGCCTGCACCTTGGCGGTGTCGATGTCGCCGGCGCCGCTTTGCAGGTCGATCAGCTTGCGCGACATCGGGCTCAGGTCCACCTGGGCGCTGCTCGATCCGCCACCGGCGACGCCGCCATAGGCCTGGCCGATCGCGGTGCGCGTGCTGGCGGTCTCGGTGGCGGTCGTCGAGGGACGGGCGGTCGAGGAATTGATCTTCACAGTCCAAATCCCGCGGAACGGGCTCCTGGGTATACAGGCCGAAGCGCCTGCCTATGTCTCTGTAACGGCAGGCCGGCGTCGAACTTTAGGGAGGCTGCGGCCAGTTTATCCGGCCTGGAACTTCCCCCTAAAACCCGGCATCGCCGGCCATCGTCAATGCAATTATTTAGCATTGTGTCAGGAATCCGCCGGCTAGAGCGGCACCTCGACGTTGCCCTGGGGTTGCAGCACGCCGCTGACGATCTGCCCGGACGCGGTCTTGACCTCCACCGTGGAACCCGGCGTGGCGTTCTGCATGACCTGGCCCTCGCTGCTGACCACGAAGCCGGCGCCGCGCGCCGTGATGCGCACCGTCTGCCCGCGCTGTACCGACCCGGCGCTGCGCAGGCTGCTGGCCCGGATGGGCTGCCCCATGCCGATGCGGTAGCCCACCGTCATGCCGACGACGCTCTGCGGATCCGTGATGGCGCCCGGGGGCAGGTTGATCAGGTCGCCGTCGCGCGGGGCCAGGTCCTCCGGCCGCAGGGTTTCGCCGGCATTGAGGGGCCGCGCCGCCACGAAATATTGCCCGGGCAGGCTGACGGTGGCCTGGACGTAGACGCTCCAGGGCCTGGGCGACGTGCAGCGCACGCCGACGCTCATGCGGGCGCGCGGCCGGGTCGGGCCGGTCATGTACGGCGTCAGGGCATCGCAGGTGGGCAGGCGATCGGTATGGACTTCGTCCATGCGGACGCTGGGCTGGGCGGGCAGGGAAGACAGCTGCTGCAGCAGATAGTCCTGGGCGATCTGCTGCACCGCCGCGGGGTCCTGCGGACGGTCGAGCGCCTGGGCGCGCGCGGCGCCGGCCAGGCCGCCCTGTGCGGCCAGCGCCAGGGCAAGGAGGAAAACGCGTCCGTTCATGGGCATCCCGGGGCGGACCGCCATGGGGCCGCCTGTTGGTACTGGAGAAAAGCGTCGCCGGCCGCATCCGGGGGCGCCGGGCCGGCATGGGCCCTGGCACGCGGAAAGACTCAGCGTCCAGGGAATTGTAGAAGCCCGGCCGCGCGAGCAATACCCGAATTGGCGGACGAATAGTCGGTTATTTGGATGATTGTGCGGCGGCGGGCCCACCTATGATTCCTTCCGTGCCGAAAGGCTTGCCCGCGTAGCGCCGTCCCGCAAGGGGCGGGCGCTTTTCGCCATGGGGCAGCCCGTACGCGCCGGCCCGGCATCCGCCGGGCTGGATGGCCGCATGGCCGCCGCACCAGCAGGGACGCGACCCGGATGATAGACCGCCTCAGCCAGGATCTAGGCTTTTTCCAGCAATCGCTGGGACTGCGCGCGCAGCGCCAGGAAGTGCTGTCGGCCAACATCGCCAATGCCGACACGCCCAACTACAAGGCGCGGGATTTCGACTTCCGCTCGGCCCTGGAAAGCGCGATGGGCGCCAACATGAACCTGCCGGCGGTCAACCTGACGCTGACCTCGGCCCGGCACATCCCGGCGCAAGGCCCGACCCAGCCGACCGTGGACCTGCTGTACCGCAATCCCTACCAGGCCAGCCTGGATGGCAACACGGTCGATATGGACGGCGAGCGGGTGCGCTTCGCCGACAACACGCTGCACTACCAGAGCACTTCCACCGTCCTGACCGCCAAGATCAAGGACATGCTGCTGGCCATTTCCGAATAACGCAAACACAGGATAGACCATGGGTTTGTTGAGCATTTTCGATATCGCCGGTTCGGCGCTGACCGCGCAGTCGCAGCGGATGAACGTGGCCGCGAGCAACCTGGCCAACGCCGACAGCGCCGTCGGGCCGGACGGCCAGCCCTACCGGGCGCGCCAGGTGGTGTTCCAGGTGAATCCCTCGCAGGGCCAGGCCACCGGCGCGGAAATCGGCGGCGTGCGCGTGGCCGGGGTCGTCCAGAGCGATGCCCCCATGAAGCGCCTGTACGACCCGACCAATCCGCTGGCCGACAACCAGGGCTACGTCACCATGCCCAACGTCGACCCGGTGGCCGAAACGGTGAACATGATTTCGGCGTCGCGCTCCTACCAGGCCAACGTCGAAGTCCTGAACACCGCCAAGGCCCTGATGCAGAAAACCTTGACGATAGGCCAATAGCCTAGCAGGCCGCCGCCCGATGGCGGCTTCCCTGGACCCCGGAGTCTTGCATGACCACCACCAGTACCGTCAACAATAACAGCACGACCAACAACGCCACCGGCAGCGGATCGTCGAACGCCGCGGGCAGCGCCCAATCGCTGCAGGACCAGTTCCTGACCCTGCTCGTCGCGCAGATGAACAACCAGGATCCGCTCAACCCGATGGACAACTACCAGTTGACCTCGCAGTTGGCGCAGATCTCCACCGTGCAGGGCGTGCAGGACCTGAAGACGGTGCTGCAGACCATCAGCAGCCAGGTCGACCTGGGCCAGTCCATGGACGCCGTGTCGATGATCGGCAAGCAGGTGCTCTTCCCCGGGGACTCGATGAAGGTCGATACCGACGCCTCCGGTAACCGCGTCCTGACACCCATCGGTATCGACGTGCAGTCGGACGCGCACAACGTGTCGATGAAGATACTGGACAACACCGGCCGCGTGGTGCGCACCATGAACCTGGGCGCGCAGGACGCGGGCATCATCACGCCGACCTGGGACGGCAAGGACGACAGCGGCAATGTCATGCCGGACGGCAAGTACACCTTCACGGTGGCGGCGACCGACCAGAATGGCAATGCCGTCACGGCCGAGGCGCTGACCTACGGCCAGGTCGGCGGCGTTTCGTACGGGACGCAGGGCGTGCGGCTGGACCTGGGCCTGGCCGGCCAGGTCAGCATGCTGGATGTGCGCAAGGTTTTGGCTTCCTGATAGACAAGGGCGGCCGGGCCGCCCAGTTGCCGGTCTTCCGGCTTCCATCAACTTTCTGAACAAGCGAGAGAACGCATGGGTTTCGGACAAGGACTTAGCGGCCTGGATGCCGCGTCGCAGAATCTGGACGTAATCGGCAACAACATCGCCAACGCGAACACCGTCGGTTTCAAGGCGGCCTCGGCGACCTTCGCCGACATCTACGCCACCTCGCGCGTCGGCCTGGGTGTGAAAGTCGCCTCCATCGACCAGCGCTTCACGGTGGGCAACGTGACCGCCACGGGCGGCCAGTACGACCTGGCCATCGACGGCGCCAACGGCTTCTTCCGGCTGGTCGACGCCAGCGGCGCGATCTCGTATACGCGCAATGGCCAGTTCGGCATCGACAAGAACAACAACATCGTGAACGCCGCCGGCCAGCAGCTGACCGGCTATGGCCCCGGCGGGGTGGGTACCGCGCCGGTGCCGCTGACGCTGCCGACCGCGAACATCCCGCCGGCCGCGACCTCGCGTTCCGGCTTCACGGCCAACCTGAACGCGAACGCCACCGTCATTCCCACGACGACGGCCTTCGATCCGACCAATACCGCGACGTACACGGATTCGCAGCCGATGACGGTGTACGACTCGCTGGGCAACTCGCACCAGCTGACCACGTACTTCGTCAAGCGTCCCGGCGTGGCGGGCCCCCCGTCGCAGAGCGTCTATGACGTGTACTACACGCTGGATGGCGCGGCCATGGCGCCCACCACGGCGACGGCCGCCACCCCGCCGGTCTGGGGCGGCGCCACCCAGATGACCTTCGACGACTCCGGCCGCCTGACCAGCACGCCGACGGTCAACCTGTCGTTCGCCACCCCGGGCGGCACCGGCTCGCCCGCGGCGGCGCTGGCCATCACGATGGACTACACCGGCAGCACGCAGTTCGGCGGCGATTTCTCCGCCGACTTCACGCCGGACGGCAATACCACCGGCCAGTTCACCAATATCAGCTTCGGCAAGGACGGCAGCATCATCGCCAACTACACCAACGGCAAGACGCAGACCGTCGGCACGGTGGCCCTGGCCAACTTCAACAACGTCAACGGCCTGCAGCCGATCGGCGACAACAACTGGAGCGAAACCTCCGAGTCGGGCCAGGCGGTGCTGGGCCAGCCGGGCACCAACGGCCTGGCCACCCTGCAGGGCCAGGCGGTGGAGGCATCCAACGTCAACCTGAGCACCGAGCTGGTGAACATGATCGTGGCCCAGCGTACCTACCAGGCCAACACCAACACGATCAAGACCCAGGACCAGGTACTGCAATCCCTGTTGTCCATCCAGTAAACGCGACGGTAAGCGGAACCCAGGCAGGATAAGCGCGCATGGATCGAGTCATTTACACCGCCATGAACGGTGCTGTTCGCATCAACGAGGAACAGGCCGTTCTGACCAACAATATGGCGAACGTGAATACGCCCGGCTTCCGGGCGCAGATGGCGGTCTACCGTTCGGTGCCGGTCAACGACGGCACCAGCTTGCCTACCCGGGTCTCCACGGTGGCATCCACGCCGCGCAACGACTTCACGCCCGGCGTGATGGATGCGACGGGGCGCGACCTGGATATCGCCGTGACCGGCAATGGCTGGATCGCCGTGCAGACGCCGCAGGGCGAAGCCTACACCCGCGCCGGCGACCTGCAGGTGGGGGTGAACGGCCTGCTGCAGACCGCGCAGGGCATGCCGGTGCTGTCCAACCAGAACGGTCCCATCGATGTGCCGCCCAACGCGACGCTGACCATCGCGTCGGATGGCACCATCACCGCCATCGGTGCCGGCGATCCGCCGAACACCATCCTCAACCTGGGCACGATCAAGCTGGTCAGCCCGGCGCTGGCGTCGCTGGTGCATGGCGACGACGGCGTGTTCCGGCGCGTCGCGGCCAACGGCCAGCCCGCGCCCCCCATGCCCGCCGACCCCACGCTGCGCGTGATGCCCGGCGTGCTGGAAGGCAGCAACGCCAACGCGGCCGCCTCGATGGTGGGCATGATCGAGAATTCCCGCCGCTTCGAAATGCAGATGCAGGTCATCCGCGACGCGCAGACCAACGAGGACAAGGCGAACAGCCTGCTGTCCGTCGGTTGATTGATTTAGTACGTATACACCGTGACGCGGCCTTGCCGCGCACCCAGGAGCCTTAAACACCATGCTACGTTCGCTCTGGATCGCCAAGACCGGCCTGGAAGGCCAGCAGACTTCGCTGGACGTCATTTCCAATAACCTGGCCAACGTCAACACGAACGGCTTCAAGCGCGGCCGTGCCGTGTTCCAGGACCTGATGTACCAGACGCTGCGCCAGCCCGGCGCCCAGGTCGGCGACGCCAACCAATTGCCTTCCGGCCTGCAGCTGGGCACCGGCACCCGCGTGGCCGCCACGGAGCGTCTGCACACCGAGGGCAACCTGACGAGCACCAGCGACCCGATGGACATCGCCATCCAGGGCCAGGGCTTCCTGAACGTGCAGCTGCCCGACGGCACCGACGCCTATACCCGCGACGGTTCGCTGCAGGTCGACCAGAACGGCCAGCTGACCACGGCCGGCGGCCTGGTGATCCAGCCGCCCATCAACGTGCCCAACAATGCGCTGTCGCTGACCATCGGCAAGGATGGCACCGTTTCGGTGACCCAGCCCGCCGCGCCGGGCACCAACGTGCAGATCGGCCAATTGCAGCTGGCCAATTTCATCAATCCCAACGGCCTGCAGGCGATCGGCGATAACCTGTACCTGGAGACCGACGCCTCGGGCGCGCCCAACATCGGCCAGCCCACGGTCGACGGCCTGGGCAGCATCCTGCAGCAGTATGTGGAAACCTCCAACGTGAATGTCGCGGAGGAGCTGGTGAACATGATCACCACCCAACGTGCCTATGAAATGAACAGCAAGGCGGTGGAGACATCCGACCAGATGCTTGCCCGCCTGACCCAGCTTTGATGAAACGACCCATGCGCGCCATGCCTTTCCTTCGTTCCGTTGCGGCCTTGGCGGGTGGCGTGCCGGCCGGCTGGCGCGCGCTGGCGGCGTCGGTGCTGTTGGGCGTCGGCCTGGCCGGCTGCGCGCTGGTGCCGCCCGAACCCGTCGTGCTGGGGCCGACGACGGCCATGCCGCCGCCCCCCGCCGCGCCCACGCCCGTGCCGGACGGCTCCATCTACCAGCCGACCGTCTACGGCAACTATCCGCTGTTCGAGGACCGCCGGCCGCGCAACGTCGGCGACGTCGTGACCGTCGTCCTGGAAGAAAGGACCGCCGCCGCCAAAAACGTGGCGACCAATACGACGCGCACTTCCAGCACCGACAACTCGATCGCCGCCTCGCCCGGTTTCATGAGCAGCTGGTTCAATGCCAAGTTGGATACGAATACCTCCGGCAGCAACGTCAACAAGGGCGCCGGCGACAGCAGCGCCAACAACACCTTCACAGGCGTCCTGACCACCACCGTGGTGGGCGTGCTGCCCAACGGCAACCTGCAGGTGGCCGGCGAAAAGCAGATCGCCATCAACCGCGGCAGCGAGTACATCCGCTTTTCCGGCGTGGTGGATCCGCGCTCGGTCACGGGCACGAATTCGGTCTCGTCCACCCAGGTGGCCGATGCCCGCATCGAATACCGCAGCAAGGGCGTGATGGACGAAGTCCAGACCATGGGCTGGCTGCAGCGCTTCTTCCTGATCGCCAATCCGTTCTGATGCCGACGATGCCCACCCTCGAAGCGCTGCGCGCTTCCCCCTCAAGGGGGCGATGCCGCCCGGGCAGTTGTTTTATTGGACGAGTGGGCTGCGGAGCCATGCTGATATGACGTATTACACAGCCTATTTCATTCTTGTCCGCCGCTTGGCGGGCGTGCTGCTGGGGGGCTTGTTGCTGGCGGTGGCCGGCGGCGCGCACGCGGAGCGCCTGAAGGACCTGGCCAGCATCCAGGGCGTGCGCGGCAACCAGCTGATCGGCTACGGCCTGGTCGTGGGCCTGGACGGTACGGGCGACCAGGTGCGGCAGGCGCCGTTCACCCAGCAGAGCGTCACTAACATGCTGTCGCAGCTGGGTGTCACGATGCCCAACAACAGCAATATGCAGTTGAAGAACGTGGCGGCGGTCATGGTTACCATGAGCCTGCCCGCGTTCGCCCGGCCGGGCCAGACCTACGACGTGGTGGTGTCCTCCATGGGCAACGCCAAGAGCCTGCGCGGCGGGACGCTGCTGCTGACCCCCATGAAGGGTGCCGACGGCCAGGTGTATGCGCTGGCGCAGGGCAACATCCTGGTCGGCGGCGCCGGCGCATCGGCGGGTGGCTCCAGCGTGCAGATCAACCAGTTGAACGGCGGCCGCATCAGCAACGGCGCGGTGGTCGAGCGCGGGGTGCCGACCACCTTCGCGCGCAACGGCAATCTGTTCCTGGAATTGAACGAGCTGGATTTCGGTACCGCGCAGAACGTCGCCGCGGCCTTGAACCGGCATTTCGGCGGGGCCGTATCGCAGGTCGTCGACGGCCGCACGATACGCGTGCAGGCGCCGGTCGACCCGGCCGCCCAGGCCGCCTTCATTTCGCAGCTGGAGAACCTGCAGGTGACGCGCGCGCCGGCGTCGG is from Bordetella bronchialis and encodes:
- a CDS encoding flagellar basal body rod protein FlgF; this translates as MDRVIYTAMNGAVRINEEQAVLTNNMANVNTPGFRAQMAVYRSVPVNDGTSLPTRVSTVASTPRNDFTPGVMDATGRDLDIAVTGNGWIAVQTPQGEAYTRAGDLQVGVNGLLQTAQGMPVLSNQNGPIDVPPNATLTIASDGTITAIGAGDPPNTILNLGTIKLVSPALASLVHGDDGVFRRVAANGQPAPPMPADPTLRVMPGVLEGSNANAAASMVGMIENSRRFEMQMQVIRDAQTNEDKANSLLSVG
- a CDS encoding flagellar basal body L-ring protein FlgH; amino-acid sequence: MPFLRSVAALAGGVPAGWRALAASVLLGVGLAGCALVPPEPVVLGPTTAMPPPPAAPTPVPDGSIYQPTVYGNYPLFEDRRPRNVGDVVTVVLEERTAAAKNVATNTTRTSSTDNSIAASPGFMSSWFNAKLDTNTSGSNVNKGAGDSSANNTFTGVLTTTVVGVLPNGNLQVAGEKQIAINRGSEYIRFSGVVDPRSVTGTNSVSSTQVADARIEYRSKGVMDEVQTMGWLQRFFLIANPF
- a CDS encoding type II TA system antitoxin MqsA family protein, translating into MRCPTCGAAELRPDVRDLPYTYKSESTIIPAVAGEYCPACGESILEQAESARVSTAMLTFNKQVNSSIVDPDFILMVRRKLALDQREAGEIFGGGVNAFSRYENGKSKPPLSLVKLLKVLDKHPELLDEVKAA
- the flgE gene encoding flagellar hook protein FlgE — encoded protein: MGFGQGLSGLDAASQNLDVIGNNIANANTVGFKAASATFADIYATSRVGLGVKVASIDQRFTVGNVTATGGQYDLAIDGANGFFRLVDASGAISYTRNGQFGIDKNNNIVNAAGQQLTGYGPGGVGTAPVPLTLPTANIPPAATSRSGFTANLNANATVIPTTTAFDPTNTATYTDSQPMTVYDSLGNSHQLTTYFVKRPGVAGPPSQSVYDVYYTLDGAAMAPTTATAATPPVWGGATQMTFDDSGRLTSTPTVNLSFATPGGTGSPAAALAITMDYTGSTQFGGDFSADFTPDGNTTGQFTNISFGKDGSIIANYTNGKTQTVGTVALANFNNVNGLQPIGDNNWSETSESGQAVLGQPGTNGLATLQGQAVEASNVNLSTELVNMIVAQRTYQANTNTIKTQDQVLQSLLSIQ
- a CDS encoding type II toxin-antitoxin system MqsR family toxin, yielding MEKRTPHCRLAVVKSMVQTGQVRCTATALSGAAALGLDFSGMLDIVMRLSPSDFHKSMTTYADHKVWQDVYRPSTNMGDIYLKLTVIDKVLIVSFKEL
- a CDS encoding flagella synthesis protein FlgN, translated to MNATEKLQECLLEEDALVVEFTELLGSETVALTERQSFNALNAITESKNGIAARLHELSARRDSLLEELGFGPGHAGTTQAAEQYPEIAGIWRQLLDRCAAAAGINDRNGALIDMHLRYTEEALDALQALTKRSNLYEANGRARQGNTGKTIVAT
- the flgA gene encoding flagellar basal body P-ring formation chaperone FlgA codes for the protein MNGRVFLLALALAAQGGLAGAARAQALDRPQDPAAVQQIAQDYLLQQLSSLPAQPSVRMDEVHTDRLPTCDALTPYMTGPTRPRARMSVGVRCTSPRPWSVYVQATVSLPGQYFVAARPLNAGETLRPEDLAPRDGDLINLPPGAITDPQSVVGMTVGYRIGMGQPIRASSLRSAGSVQRGQTVRITARGAGFVVSSEGQVMQNATPGSTVEVKTASGQIVSGVLQPQGNVEVPL
- the flgC gene encoding flagellar basal body rod protein FlgC — translated: MGLLSIFDIAGSALTAQSQRMNVAASNLANADSAVGPDGQPYRARQVVFQVNPSQGQATGAEIGGVRVAGVVQSDAPMKRLYDPTNPLADNQGYVTMPNVDPVAETVNMISASRSYQANVEVLNTAKALMQKTLTIGQ
- the flgB gene encoding flagellar basal body rod protein FlgB codes for the protein MIDRLSQDLGFFQQSLGLRAQRQEVLSANIANADTPNYKARDFDFRSALESAMGANMNLPAVNLTLTSARHIPAQGPTQPTVDLLYRNPYQASLDGNTVDMDGERVRFADNTLHYQSTSTVLTAKIKDMLLAISE
- a CDS encoding flagellar hook capping FlgD N-terminal domain-containing protein is translated as MTTTSTVNNNSTTNNATGSGSSNAAGSAQSLQDQFLTLLVAQMNNQDPLNPMDNYQLTSQLAQISTVQGVQDLKTVLQTISSQVDLGQSMDAVSMIGKQVLFPGDSMKVDTDASGNRVLTPIGIDVQSDAHNVSMKILDNTGRVVRTMNLGAQDAGIITPTWDGKDDSGNVMPDGKYTFTVAATDQNGNAVTAEALTYGQVGGVSYGTQGVRLDLGLAGQVSMLDVRKVLAS
- a CDS encoding flagellar basal body P-ring protein FlgI, with the protein product MTYYTAYFILVRRLAGVLLGGLLLAVAGGAHAERLKDLASIQGVRGNQLIGYGLVVGLDGTGDQVRQAPFTQQSVTNMLSQLGVTMPNNSNMQLKNVAAVMVTMSLPAFARPGQTYDVVVSSMGNAKSLRGGTLLLTPMKGADGQVYALAQGNILVGGAGASAGGSSVQINQLNGGRISNGAVVERGVPTTFARNGNLFLELNELDFGTAQNVAAALNRHFGGAVSQVVDGRTIRVQAPVDPAAQAAFISQLENLQVTRAPASAKVIVNARTGSVVMNRTVMLEESAVAHGNLSVVVNQTNAVSQPNTPFGGGQTVVVPNTQIDVRQENGSLQHVRTSANLADVVRALNALGATPQDLLAILQAMQTAGALRAELEII
- the flgG gene encoding flagellar basal-body rod protein FlgG — protein: MLRSLWIAKTGLEGQQTSLDVISNNLANVNTNGFKRGRAVFQDLMYQTLRQPGAQVGDANQLPSGLQLGTGTRVAATERLHTEGNLTSTSDPMDIAIQGQGFLNVQLPDGTDAYTRDGSLQVDQNGQLTTAGGLVIQPPINVPNNALSLTIGKDGTVSVTQPAAPGTNVQIGQLQLANFINPNGLQAIGDNLYLETDASGAPNIGQPTVDGLGSILQQYVETSNVNVAEELVNMITTQRAYEMNSKAVETSDQMLARLTQL
- the flgM gene encoding flagellar biosynthesis anti-sigma factor FlgM, with the translated sequence MKINSSTARPSTTATETASTRTAIGQAYGGVAGGGSSSAQVDLSPMSRKLIDLQSGAGDIDTAKVQAIRDAIAAGQLKIDPTKIADGLIASAKELLK